In Paraburkholderia bryophila, a single genomic region encodes these proteins:
- a CDS encoding efflux RND transporter permease subunit, with the protein MAKFFIDRPIFAWVIAIILMLAGIASVFTLPIAQYPTIAPPAVQISATYPGASAKTVENTVTQVIEQQMSGLDHLLYLSSTSDDSGTATITLTFAAGTNPDIAQVQVQNKLQLATPLLPQAVQQLGTKVTKSSSSFLMVLAFNSEDGSMNKYDLANYVASNIEDPLSRIDGVGTVTLFGSQYAMRIWLDANKLTNFGLTPVDVQTALTAQNVQVAGGSLGGTPSVPGQVLQATITEATLLNTPEQFGNVLLKVNPDGSRVRIKDVARIELGGENYNFDTKYNGQPTAGFGIQLATGANALATAKAVRAKIDDLSKYFPHGLVVKYPYDTTPFVRLSIEEVVKTLLEGIVLVFLVMYLFLQNLRATLIPTIAVPVVLLGTFAVMGLVGFSINTLSMFGLVLAIGLLVDDAIVVVENVERVMQEEGLSPRDATRKAMDQITGALVGVALVLSAVFVPVAFSGGSVGAIYRQFSLTIVAAMVLSVLVALILTPALCATILKPVEKGHQERTTGFFGWFNRNFNKSRDKYHSGVHHVIKRSGRWLIIYMVVIFAVGLLFVKLPKSFLPDEDQGTMFVLVQTPSGSTQETTARALKDVSDYLLNTEKDIVESTFTVNGFSFAGRGQNAGLVFVRMKDYSVRQHTDQKVQSLVGRLFMHFGGYKNALVYPVNPPSIPELGTAAGFDFELQDRAGIGHDKLMQARNMLLGMAAKDPTLAQVRPNGLNDTPQFKVDIDHEKASALGVSLSTIDQTFSIAWASQYVNNFLDTDGRIKKVYLQGDAPFRMTPEDLNAWYVRNSAGTMVPFSSFASGTWTYGSPKLERYNGISAVEIQGAAAPGKSTGQAMTAMEALVAKLPAGIGYEWTGLSLQERQSGSQAPILYGISILVVFLCLAALYESWSIPFSVIMVVPLGVIGALLAATLRGLENDVFFQVGLLTTVGLSAKNAILIVEFARELQQGEGMGPVEAALEAARLRLRPILMTSLAFILGVMPLAISNGAGSASQHAIGTGVIGGMLTATFLAIFMIPMFFVVIRAKFGGETEDPDAAFEHSNQLHPHDPQGGASGGNGSGKDGH; encoded by the coding sequence ATGGCAAAGTTCTTTATTGATCGCCCAATTTTTGCATGGGTGATCGCCATTATTCTGATGCTCGCGGGTATCGCGTCGGTCTTCACGTTGCCGATCGCGCAGTACCCGACGATCGCGCCGCCGGCCGTGCAGATCAGCGCAACGTACCCGGGCGCCTCGGCGAAGACGGTGGAAAACACCGTCACGCAGGTGATCGAGCAGCAGATGAGTGGTCTCGACCATTTGCTGTACCTGTCGTCCACGTCGGACGACTCGGGTACGGCAACCATCACGCTGACGTTCGCGGCCGGCACCAATCCTGACATTGCGCAGGTGCAGGTGCAGAACAAGCTGCAACTGGCCACGCCGCTGCTGCCGCAAGCCGTGCAGCAGTTGGGCACCAAGGTCACGAAGTCGAGCAGCAGCTTCCTGATGGTCCTCGCGTTCAACTCCGAAGACGGCAGTATGAACAAGTACGACCTGGCGAACTACGTCGCGTCGAACATCGAAGATCCGCTCAGCCGGATCGACGGCGTGGGTACCGTGACGCTGTTCGGCTCGCAGTACGCCATGCGGATCTGGCTGGACGCGAACAAGCTCACCAACTTCGGCTTGACGCCGGTGGACGTGCAAACCGCGTTGACGGCCCAGAACGTGCAGGTCGCGGGCGGTTCGCTCGGCGGCACGCCGTCGGTGCCGGGTCAGGTGCTGCAGGCCACCATCACGGAAGCCACGCTGCTGAATACGCCTGAACAGTTCGGCAACGTGCTGCTGAAGGTGAACCCTGACGGCTCGCGAGTCCGTATCAAAGATGTGGCCCGCATCGAGCTGGGTGGCGAAAACTACAACTTCGACACCAAGTACAACGGCCAGCCGACGGCAGGCTTCGGTATTCAGCTCGCGACCGGCGCTAACGCGCTGGCCACCGCCAAGGCCGTCCGCGCGAAGATCGACGACCTGTCGAAGTACTTCCCGCACGGCCTGGTCGTGAAGTATCCGTACGACACCACGCCGTTCGTGCGCCTGTCGATCGAAGAAGTGGTCAAGACGCTGCTCGAAGGTATCGTGCTGGTGTTCCTGGTCATGTACCTGTTCCTGCAGAACCTGCGCGCCACGCTGATCCCGACGATCGCCGTGCCGGTGGTGCTGTTGGGCACGTTCGCGGTCATGGGTCTGGTGGGTTTCTCGATCAACACGCTGTCCATGTTCGGGCTCGTGCTGGCCATTGGCTTGCTGGTGGACGATGCGATCGTGGTGGTGGAAAACGTCGAGCGGGTCATGCAGGAGGAGGGCTTATCGCCTCGAGACGCGACCCGCAAGGCGATGGACCAGATTACCGGCGCGCTGGTCGGCGTGGCGCTCGTGCTGTCGGCGGTGTTCGTGCCGGTGGCGTTCTCGGGCGGCTCGGTCGGCGCGATTTACCGGCAGTTCTCGCTGACCATCGTGGCGGCCATGGTGCTGTCCGTGCTGGTTGCGTTGATTCTGACACCGGCGCTGTGCGCGACGATTCTCAAGCCGGTCGAAAAGGGTCACCAGGAACGCACCACCGGCTTCTTCGGCTGGTTCAACCGCAACTTCAACAAGAGCCGCGACAAGTATCACTCGGGCGTGCACCACGTGATCAAGCGCTCGGGCCGTTGGCTGATCATCTATATGGTGGTGATCTTCGCGGTCGGCCTGCTGTTCGTGAAGCTGCCGAAGTCGTTCCTGCCTGACGAAGACCAGGGCACGATGTTCGTGCTGGTGCAAACGCCGTCGGGCTCGACGCAGGAAACCACGGCGCGCGCGCTGAAGGACGTGTCGGACTACCTGTTGAATACCGAGAAGGACATCGTCGAATCGACCTTCACGGTGAACGGCTTCAGCTTCGCCGGTCGCGGTCAGAACGCGGGTCTCGTGTTCGTGCGGATGAAGGACTACTCGGTGCGTCAGCATACGGACCAGAAGGTGCAGTCGCTGGTCGGCCGTCTGTTCATGCATTTCGGCGGCTACAAGAATGCGCTGGTGTATCCGGTGAATCCGCCGTCGATTCCTGAACTCGGCACCGCTGCGGGCTTCGACTTCGAACTGCAGGATCGCGCGGGTATCGGCCACGACAAGCTGATGCAAGCACGCAATATGCTGCTCGGCATGGCGGCGAAAGATCCGACGCTGGCCCAGGTGCGTCCGAACGGCCTGAACGATACGCCGCAGTTCAAGGTGGATATCGATCACGAGAAGGCTTCGGCGCTCGGCGTGTCGCTGTCGACGATCGACCAGACGTTCTCGATCGCATGGGCATCGCAGTACGTGAACAACTTCCTCGATACCGACGGCCGGATCAAGAAGGTGTATCTGCAAGGCGACGCACCGTTCCGCATGACCCCGGAAGACCTGAACGCCTGGTACGTGCGCAATTCGGCGGGCACCATGGTGCCGTTCTCGTCGTTCGCCAGCGGCACGTGGACCTACGGTTCGCCGAAGCTCGAACGCTACAACGGTATTTCGGCCGTGGAAATCCAGGGCGCGGCTGCACCGGGCAAGTCGACCGGTCAGGCCATGACGGCAATGGAAGCACTCGTGGCGAAGCTGCCGGCGGGTATCGGCTACGAATGGACCGGCTTGTCGTTGCAGGAACGCCAGTCCGGTTCGCAGGCGCCGATTCTGTACGGCATCTCGATCCTCGTCGTGTTCCTGTGTCTCGCGGCGTTGTATGAAAGCTGGTCGATCCCGTTCTCGGTGATCATGGTGGTGCCGCTCGGCGTGATCGGCGCACTGCTGGCCGCTACGCTGCGCGGGCTCGAGAACGACGTGTTCTTCCAGGTGGGTCTGTTGACCACGGTGGGGCTGTCGGCGAAGAACGCGATTCTGATCGTGGAATTCGCCCGCGAGTTGCAGCAAGGTGAAGGCATGGGGCCGGTCGAAGCGGCGCTGGAAGCAGCGCGTCTGCGGCTGCGTCCGATTCTGATGACCTCGCTCGCGTTCATTCTCGGCGTGATGCCGCTCGCGATCAGCAACGGCGCGGGTTCGGCCAGCCAGCACGCGATCGGTACCGGCGTGATCGGCGGGATGTTGACGGCGACCTTCCTCGCGATTTTCATGATCCCGATGTTCTTCGTCGTGATCCGCGCGAAATTCGGTGGTGAGACGGAAGATCCGGATGCAGCGTTCGAACATTCCAACCAGCTCCATCCGCACGATCCGCAAGGTGGTGCGTCGGGCGGTAACGGCTCGGGCAAGGACGGACATTGA
- a CDS encoding efflux transporter outer membrane subunit produces MQKHSLIAVAVALFAAGCTMAPHYQRPAEPVTSTFPTGGVYDTQPGATQPGAEAGQQKPGATAAARSANGVAAADIGWREFFVDPRMQRLIEIALKNNRDLRVSVLNMQVSQAQYRIVRAGLFPTLDAAGSQTKSRTPKDLTSTGLTISNSYSVGLNASWEIDFFGRIQSLKDQALATYLGTAQARKAAEIALVSQVANQYLTVLELDDLLKVTQDTLKTAQESYRITKLQFDNGTGSELDLRQAQTVVETANANLQAQARLRAQGENALVLLLGEPLPADLPPGLTLDDQNLLTDIPAGLPSDLLTRRPDIMEAEENLLAANANIGAARAAFFPKVSLTGNFGTLSPSLGGLFKPGSAAWGFGPSITVPIFEGGQNIANLDVANLQKNVQIATYEKAIQTAFREVADGLAARGTYDQQIQALERNTFAEQRRLDLSNLRYTNGVDSYLSVLTAQTDLYTSQTSLITARMERLQNLVTLYQALGGGWVEHNGDQPRPADAPVNYGAASAPVAASAATAG; encoded by the coding sequence ATGCAAAAACACTCTTTGATTGCAGTGGCGGTCGCGTTGTTCGCCGCGGGTTGCACGATGGCGCCGCATTACCAGCGTCCGGCGGAACCCGTGACGTCGACGTTCCCGACCGGCGGCGTGTACGACACGCAACCGGGCGCGACCCAGCCGGGGGCCGAAGCGGGCCAGCAAAAGCCCGGCGCGACGGCCGCCGCGCGTAGCGCGAACGGTGTGGCCGCGGCCGACATCGGCTGGCGCGAATTCTTCGTCGATCCGCGCATGCAGCGGCTGATCGAGATCGCGCTGAAGAACAACCGCGATCTGCGTGTGTCGGTGCTGAACATGCAGGTGTCGCAGGCGCAGTACCGGATCGTTCGCGCCGGCCTGTTCCCGACGCTGGATGCCGCGGGTTCGCAAACCAAGTCGCGTACGCCGAAAGATCTGACGTCGACCGGACTGACGATCTCCAACTCGTACTCGGTCGGTCTGAACGCATCGTGGGAAATCGACTTCTTCGGGCGGATTCAAAGCCTGAAGGATCAGGCGTTGGCGACCTACCTCGGCACGGCGCAGGCGCGCAAGGCGGCGGAAATCGCGCTGGTCTCGCAGGTGGCGAATCAGTATCTGACGGTGCTCGAACTGGACGATCTGCTGAAGGTCACGCAAGACACGCTGAAGACCGCGCAGGAGTCGTATCGGATCACCAAGCTGCAGTTCGACAACGGCACAGGTTCCGAGCTGGATCTGCGCCAGGCGCAAACGGTGGTCGAGACGGCCAACGCCAACCTGCAGGCGCAGGCGCGTTTGCGGGCACAGGGCGAGAATGCGCTGGTGCTGCTGCTAGGCGAGCCGCTGCCGGCTGATTTGCCGCCGGGTCTGACGCTGGACGACCAGAATCTCCTCACGGATATTCCGGCCGGTCTGCCGTCCGATCTGCTGACACGTCGTCCGGACATCATGGAGGCCGAGGAGAACCTGCTCGCGGCCAACGCGAATATCGGCGCGGCACGCGCGGCGTTCTTCCCGAAGGTCTCGCTGACCGGCAATTTCGGCACGCTGAGCCCGTCGCTCGGTGGTCTGTTCAAGCCGGGTTCGGCTGCGTGGGGCTTCGGTCCCTCGATCACGGTGCCGATCTTCGAGGGCGGTCAGAACATCGCCAACCTCGACGTCGCCAACCTGCAGAAGAACGTCCAGATCGCTACGTACGAAAAGGCGATCCAGACGGCCTTCCGCGAAGTGGCGGACGGTCTGGCGGCGCGCGGCACGTACGACCAGCAGATCCAGGCGCTGGAGCGCAATACGTTTGCGGAACAGCGTCGTCTGGATCTGTCGAATCTGCGTTATACGAACGGTGTCGACAGCTATCTGTCGGTGCTGACCGCGCAGACCGATCTGTACACGTCGCAAACGTCGCTGATCACCGCGCGCATGGAGCGCCTGCAGAACCTGGTGACGTTGTACCAGGCACTCGGCGGTGGCTGGGTCGAGCACAACGGCGATCAGCCGCGTCCGGCCGACGCACCGGTGAATTACGGTGCGGCAAGCGCGCCGGTGGCGGCTTCGGCGGCGACGGCGGGTTAG
- a CDS encoding nucleobase:cation symporter-2 family protein: MQSNTVHPCDERLPAGQLLTLGIQHVLVMYAGAVAVPLIVGAALKLPKDQIAFLISADLFSCGIATLIQTLGLWIFGIRLPVIMGCTFAAVGPMVAIGTNPSLGILDIFGSTIAAGVVGILLAPAVGKLLRFFPPVVIGVVISVIGLSLMEVGINWAAGGVGNPDYGNPIYLGLSFIVLTLILLINKFAKGFLANISVLLGIVSGFVIALVLGRVNMDGVTHAPWVGFVMPFHFGLPHFDPLSIATMVTVMFVTFIESTGMFLAVGDMVDRPVDQKALVRGLRVDGLGTLIGGIFNSFPHTSFSQNVGLIGVTGVKSRFVCAMGGVILVLLGLFPKMAQVVASVPAFVLGGAGIVMFGMVAANGMKVLSRVDFVKNQHNLFIVAVSVGLGLVPVVSPHFFSKLPAALTPLLHSGILLASVSAVLLNLIFNGVKSEKKAQCEIRKAGHDFDGRGGNEPPHDEMLRAADLH; this comes from the coding sequence ATGCAATCGAACACGGTTCACCCGTGCGACGAGCGACTGCCCGCGGGCCAGTTGCTGACCCTCGGCATCCAGCACGTTCTGGTGATGTATGCCGGCGCCGTCGCAGTGCCTCTGATCGTCGGTGCGGCGCTCAAATTGCCGAAGGATCAGATCGCCTTCCTGATTAGCGCCGATCTGTTCTCCTGCGGCATCGCCACGCTGATTCAAACGCTCGGTCTGTGGATCTTCGGTATCCGCCTGCCGGTCATCATGGGCTGCACGTTCGCGGCCGTCGGTCCGATGGTCGCGATCGGCACCAATCCTTCGCTCGGCATTCTCGACATCTTCGGTTCGACGATCGCGGCCGGCGTGGTCGGCATTCTGCTCGCGCCCGCGGTCGGCAAGTTGCTGCGATTCTTCCCGCCGGTGGTGATCGGCGTGGTGATCTCGGTGATCGGTTTGTCGCTGATGGAAGTGGGCATCAACTGGGCAGCCGGCGGCGTGGGCAATCCCGACTACGGCAATCCAATCTATCTCGGCCTGTCGTTCATCGTGCTGACGCTGATTCTGCTGATCAACAAGTTCGCCAAGGGCTTCCTCGCCAATATCTCGGTGTTGCTCGGCATCGTCTCCGGTTTCGTGATCGCGCTGGTGCTCGGCCGCGTCAACATGGACGGCGTCACGCACGCACCGTGGGTCGGTTTCGTGATGCCGTTCCACTTCGGCCTGCCGCACTTCGATCCGTTGTCGATCGCAACGATGGTCACCGTGATGTTCGTCACCTTCATCGAATCGACCGGCATGTTCCTCGCGGTCGGCGACATGGTGGATCGCCCGGTCGATCAGAAAGCGCTGGTGCGCGGTCTGCGCGTGGACGGTCTGGGCACGCTGATCGGCGGCATCTTCAACTCGTTCCCGCATACGTCGTTCTCGCAGAACGTCGGCCTGATCGGCGTGACCGGTGTGAAGAGCCGCTTCGTCTGCGCCATGGGCGGCGTGATTCTGGTGCTGCTGGGCCTGTTCCCGAAGATGGCGCAAGTGGTCGCGTCGGTGCCGGCCTTCGTGCTCGGCGGCGCGGGCATCGTGATGTTCGGCATGGTCGCGGCGAACGGCATGAAGGTGCTGTCGCGCGTCGACTTCGTGAAGAACCAGCACAACCTGTTCATCGTCGCGGTGAGCGTCGGGTTGGGTCTGGTGCCGGTGGTGTCGCCGCACTTCTTCTCGAAGCTGCCGGCCGCACTGACGCCGCTGCTGCACAGCGGGATTCTGCTGGCTTCCGTGTCTGCCGTCCTGCTGAATCTGATCTTCAACGGTGTGAAGAGCGAGAAGAAGGCGCAATGCGAGATTCGCAAGGCCGGTCACGATTTCGACGGACGCGGTGGGAATGAACCGCCGCACGATGAAATGCTGCGTGCCGCCGATCTGCATTGA
- a CDS encoding xylulokinase: MSFLGIDLGTGSLKVAIVDEHGRELAVASVAYTLETPHAGWAEMSVQTWWRALCEAASRLPQALRSDVRAIGFSGQMHGVVLIDAAGDAVRPAMLWPDTRALGLLDAWREPQANPVAPGMAGPLLRWIVLNEPHAAHRTRWALQPKDWLRVALGGAVLTDPSDACATALADPAGVWDTALLARLEIPREWFAPLAPSYAAGGVLSQTAAQALGLRSGIVLATGAADTPCAALGSGLARDGDALLTTGTGGQIVVLAGQEPTAAKGLHRYRAASDHWYRMAAMQNVGIALERVRGWLSYEWADAYREAFGEANAIALNGASVDVTTSAFGEAGSATSGRASEHTHGAVAHATSLTFLPYLTGERTPWLNPSARGGWLGLALEHTRGTMMRAAFEGVAFSLRAGLDAIRASGATVTTLKLAGGGSVDARWRQLLADALDVELYAVDCPNAAPRGAAILGGLASGHWHANDLAALAPGATRVAGPQGDSALAERYARFLDLYGRVETWFGGTADR; the protein is encoded by the coding sequence ATGAGTTTTCTTGGCATCGACCTCGGCACCGGTTCCCTCAAAGTAGCAATCGTCGATGAACACGGCCGCGAACTCGCGGTCGCGAGCGTCGCTTATACGTTGGAGACACCGCACGCGGGTTGGGCGGAGATGTCGGTGCAAACGTGGTGGCGCGCGCTGTGCGAAGCGGCGTCGCGCTTGCCGCAAGCGTTGCGCAGCGACGTGCGCGCGATCGGCTTCTCCGGGCAGATGCACGGCGTCGTGCTGATCGACGCCGCGGGCGACGCCGTGCGGCCCGCGATGCTGTGGCCCGATACGCGCGCGCTGGGTTTGCTCGACGCGTGGCGCGAGCCGCAAGCGAATCCGGTGGCGCCCGGCATGGCCGGGCCGCTGCTGCGCTGGATCGTGCTGAACGAACCGCACGCCGCGCACAGAACGCGCTGGGCGTTGCAGCCGAAAGACTGGCTGCGCGTGGCGTTGGGCGGCGCGGTGTTGACCGATCCGTCGGACGCCTGCGCGACCGCGCTCGCCGATCCGGCCGGCGTATGGGATACCGCGCTGCTGGCTCGTCTGGAGATTCCGCGCGAATGGTTCGCGCCGTTGGCGCCTTCGTATGCGGCGGGCGGCGTGCTGTCGCAGACGGCGGCGCAGGCGCTGGGCTTGCGCTCCGGCATCGTGCTCGCGACCGGCGCCGCCGACACGCCGTGCGCGGCGCTCGGCAGCGGACTCGCGCGCGATGGCGATGCGTTGCTCACCACCGGCACGGGCGGACAGATCGTCGTGCTGGCGGGGCAAGAGCCGACGGCGGCGAAGGGCCTGCATCGCTATCGGGCGGCTAGCGATCACTGGTATCGGATGGCGGCGATGCAAAACGTCGGCATTGCGCTGGAACGCGTGCGCGGTTGGCTGTCGTATGAGTGGGCCGATGCTTATCGGGAGGCGTTCGGCGAGGCCAACGCGATTGCGCTGAACGGCGCGTCTGTCGACGTCACTACCAGCGCGTTTGGCGAGGCGGGCAGCGCGACCTCCGGCCGTGCCTCAGAACATACCCACGGCGCTGTAGCGCACGCAACCAGCCTGACCTTCCTGCCTTATCTCACCGGCGAACGCACGCCGTGGCTCAACCCATCGGCGCGCGGCGGCTGGCTCGGCCTCGCGCTCGAACACACGCGCGGCACGATGATGCGCGCCGCGTTCGAAGGCGTCGCATTCTCGCTGCGCGCCGGGCTCGACGCGATTCGCGCGAGCGGTGCGACGGTCACGACATTGAAGCTCGCGGGCGGCGGCTCGGTCGACGCGCGCTGGCGGCAGTTGTTGGCCGATGCGCTGGACGTCGAACTGTATGCGGTCGATTGCCCCAACGCGGCGCCACGTGGCGCGGCGATTCTCGGCGGTCTGGCGAGCGGCCATTGGCACGCGAACGATCTCGCGGCGCTTGCGCCAGGCGCCACGCGGGTCGCCGGTCCGCAAGGCGATTCGGCACTGGCCGAACGCTACGCACGCTTTCTCGATCTTTACGGCCGGGTCGAAACCTGGTTCGGCGGCACGGCGGATCGGTGA
- a CDS encoding S-(hydroxymethyl)glutathione dehydrogenase/class III alcohol dehydrogenase has protein sequence MKTKAAIAWKAGAPLTIEEVDLEGPRAGEVLIEVKATGICHTDYYTLSGADPEGIFPAILGHEGAGVIVDTGPGVGTLKKGDHVIPLYTPECRQCKFCLSRKTNLCQAIRSTQGKGLMPDATSRFSLDGKPLFHYMGTSTFSNYIVVPEIAVAKVREDAPFDKICYIGCGVTTGVGAVVYSAKVEAGANVVVFGLGGIGLNVIQGAKMVGADKIIGVDINPGRVELAKKFGMTHFINPNEVENVVDHIVQLTDGGADYSFECIGNTKVMRQALECTHKGWGQSFIIGVAAAGEEISTRPFQLVTGREWKGSAFGGARGRTDVPKIVDWYMEGKINIDDLITHRLPLERINEGFDLMKKGESIRSVVLY, from the coding sequence ATGAAAACCAAAGCCGCCATTGCATGGAAAGCCGGCGCCCCATTGACGATCGAGGAAGTGGATCTGGAAGGCCCGCGCGCCGGTGAAGTGCTGATCGAAGTGAAGGCGACGGGCATCTGCCACACCGACTACTACACGCTGTCAGGCGCGGACCCGGAAGGCATTTTCCCGGCGATTCTCGGCCATGAGGGCGCGGGCGTGATCGTCGATACCGGGCCGGGCGTCGGCACGCTGAAGAAGGGCGATCACGTGATTCCGCTGTACACGCCGGAATGCCGTCAATGCAAGTTCTGCCTGTCGCGCAAGACCAACCTGTGTCAGGCGATCCGTTCGACGCAAGGCAAGGGTTTGATGCCCGACGCCACCTCGCGCTTCTCGCTGGACGGCAAGCCGCTGTTCCACTACATGGGCACGTCCACGTTCTCGAACTACATCGTCGTGCCGGAAATCGCGGTCGCGAAGGTCCGTGAAGACGCGCCGTTCGACAAGATCTGCTACATCGGCTGCGGCGTGACGACGGGCGTCGGCGCGGTGGTGTATTCGGCAAAGGTCGAAGCGGGCGCGAACGTGGTCGTGTTCGGCCTCGGCGGTATCGGCCTGAACGTGATTCAGGGCGCGAAGATGGTCGGCGCGGACAAGATCATCGGCGTCGACATCAACCCGGGCCGGGTTGAGCTGGCGAAGAAGTTCGGCATGACGCACTTCATCAACCCGAACGAAGTCGAGAACGTGGTCGACCACATCGTGCAACTGACCGATGGTGGCGCGGACTACTCGTTCGAATGCATCGGCAATACCAAGGTGATGCGCCAGGCGCTCGAATGCACGCACAAAGGCTGGGGCCAGTCGTTCATCATCGGCGTGGCGGCGGCGGGCGAGGAGATCAGCACGCGTCCGTTCCAGCTGGTGACCGGCCGCGAGTGGAAGGGCTCGGCGTTCGGCGGCGCGCGCGGGCGTACGGATGTGCCGAAGATCGTCGATTGGTACATGGAAGGCAAGATCAATATCGACGATCTGATCACCCACCGTCTGCCGCTCGAACGCATCAATGAAGGCTTCGACCTGATGAAGAAGGGCGAGTCGATCCGCTCGGTCGTGCTGTACTGA
- the fghA gene encoding S-formylglutathione hydrolase — MLELLSSHACHGGEQRIYRHDSQTVGLPMRFSVYLPPQALQANANVPALFYLAGLTCTEETFPIKAGAQRFAAQHGIALISPDTSPRGAGVPGESAAWDFGVGAGFYVDATQQPWAQHYRMYSYVRDDLRETVLANLPVDGARLGIFGHSMGGHGALMLALRNPEIYRSVSAFAPIAAPTRCPWGEKAFGGYLGDDREAWKQYDASELVAHASRKFAAGILVDQGLADQFLAEQLNPDVFEAACQAAGQPLTLRRHAGYDHGYYFISTFIEDHLAHHAKVLLG, encoded by the coding sequence ATGCTTGAACTTCTGTCGTCGCATGCCTGCCATGGCGGCGAGCAGCGTATCTACCGGCACGACTCGCAGACCGTCGGCCTGCCGATGCGTTTCTCGGTCTATCTGCCGCCGCAGGCGTTGCAAGCGAACGCGAACGTGCCCGCGCTGTTCTATCTGGCGGGTCTCACGTGCACGGAAGAAACCTTTCCGATCAAGGCCGGCGCGCAACGTTTCGCGGCACAGCACGGCATCGCGCTGATTTCGCCCGATACGAGTCCGCGCGGCGCGGGCGTGCCGGGCGAAAGCGCGGCGTGGGACTTCGGTGTGGGCGCGGGTTTCTACGTCGATGCGACACAGCAACCGTGGGCGCAGCACTATCGGATGTACTCGTACGTGCGTGACGATCTGCGCGAAACGGTGCTGGCGAATCTGCCGGTGGACGGTGCGCGCCTCGGTATTTTCGGGCACTCGATGGGCGGTCACGGCGCGTTGATGCTGGCGCTGCGCAATCCGGAGATTTATCGCTCGGTATCCGCGTTCGCGCCGATTGCCGCGCCCACGCGTTGCCCGTGGGGCGAGAAAGCGTTCGGCGGGTATCTCGGCGACGATCGCGAAGCGTGGAAGCAGTACGACGCGAGCGAGCTGGTCGCGCATGCGTCGCGCAAGTTCGCGGCGGGGATTCTGGTGGATCAGGGGCTGGCGGATCAGTTCCTGGCGGAACAGCTGAACCCGGATGTATTCGAGGCCGCCTGCCAGGCGGCGGGTCAGCCGCTGACGCTGCGCCGCCACGCGGGCTACGACCATGGGTATTACTTCATCTCGACGTTCATCGAGGATCATCTCGCGCATCACGCGAAGGTGCTGCTCGGCTGA
- a CDS encoding metal ABC transporter permease — MFEYDFMVNAFAASGIVAVLAGIVGYFLVMRGQTFAGHALSHVGFTGATGAVLIGISPIWGMIGFTLAAGVGMGALGERLAGRDVAIGVILSLSLGFGLLFLHFFTAYATQVTALLFGNVLGVNTSTLGVLAALGVVSLLALAAIMRPLLFASLQPELAEAKGVSLRLVSVLFLAIAALAVAACTQIVGVLLVFTLMVGPAAAAQNMTTRLSTGLVLAAVFALLQAWLGLTLAFYTDWPTSFWITVLSAVVYGGSLLKRR; from the coding sequence ATGTTTGAATACGATTTCATGGTCAACGCGTTCGCGGCGTCGGGGATCGTCGCGGTGCTGGCGGGTATCGTGGGCTATTTTCTGGTGATGCGCGGACAGACCTTCGCGGGCCACGCGTTGTCGCACGTCGGCTTCACCGGCGCGACCGGCGCGGTGCTGATCGGCATCTCGCCGATCTGGGGGATGATCGGCTTCACGCTCGCGGCGGGCGTCGGCATGGGCGCGCTCGGCGAACGCCTTGCCGGACGCGACGTGGCGATCGGCGTGATCCTGTCGCTGTCGCTCGGTTTCGGTTTGCTGTTCCTGCACTTCTTCACCGCGTACGCGACGCAAGTCACCGCGCTGCTGTTCGGCAATGTGCTCGGCGTGAACACGTCGACGTTGGGCGTGCTGGCGGCGTTGGGCGTAGTCAGTTTGCTGGCGCTGGCGGCGATCATGCGGCCGTTGCTGTTCGCTTCGTTGCAGCCTGAACTGGCCGAAGCAAAGGGTGTGTCGCTGCGGCTCGTGTCAGTGCTGTTTCTGGCGATTGCCGCATTGGCGGTAGCCGCGTGTACGCAGATCGTCGGCGTGCTGCTGGTGTTCACGTTGATGGTCGGGCCGGCTGCCGCCGCGCAAAACATGACGACGCGTTTGTCGACCGGACTCGTGCTGGCCGCGGTGTTTGCGCTGCTGCAGGCGTGGCTCGGCTTGACGCTGGCGTTCTATACCGATTGGCCCACGAGCTTCTGGATCACCGTGCTGTCGGCAGTGGTGTACGGCGGGAGTTTGTTGAAGCGGCGTTGA